One region of Natronolimnobius baerhuensis genomic DNA includes:
- a CDS encoding methyl-accepting chemotaxis protein translates to MHGLLRKVVPNFIRRSYAMKFAIVLLILGLSVGAIGLVGTAQLQEGVQSNVYTDHETLALQQAESVNDFHENNEYTVEEFARSSAIAVETAGDQPDAQEYVEETMDDRGGGDVGEAHLHLLETNGHVIASSKVEPQTGQELQGEWVDQIDNESGTYVTNAYESGDVDENEQRIAYITASHNILDGQVLVYTIPLDEYEVVTGDDRYGMVVDGNDRIAFSEPGDESRAATTNPMFELYTDAGDDDPLVDARNPETGSLGAMEAGPGTSFLEEDFFGSQEYVVGYATVGDSDWVTLVHTPTDIAYGFVEDVQQFGLIATIGAVLLIGSVGAVFGWNTSRSIDRLTRKASRMEEGDLEVDLESKRIDSIGRLYDGFGSMRDSLKTQIEETTQARDEAETARAEAERLNDHLEAKADEYREVMQATADGDLTARMDADSENEAMEDIATEFNEMIAELEETTATIKTFATEVATASEEVTASSEEVQSASTQVAGSTQEISEGADRQNDSLQSINQEMSGLSTTIEQIAASSNQVADLAARTAETGEEGREAAQEAIEGMREIETESDAAVAEIEKLEAEMEQVDELLEFITEVAEQTNMLALNANIEASRSESSNEGFSAVAGEVKELSAETREAARDIENRLEEIKSQTERAAAEVQQTSDHVSEHTDSVERAANALDEIADYAVETNTGMQEISSASDEQAASTQEVVAMVDEVATIAEQTSTESETVAAAAEEQTTALTEVSRSASDLAQRATQLSATLDHFDTDAATDDALEVNDSADAEVNDALSFDETDDGFGGEGGDSASDETESEDAEATDPLAATPENDSDSTDVTDADNESADGWGEHVDEDADDTTEASESDGTDPLADSFQFDDGDQ, encoded by the coding sequence ATGCACGGACTGCTGCGTAAGGTGGTGCCGAACTTCATCCGCCGAAGTTATGCGATGAAGTTCGCGATTGTATTGCTGATCCTCGGCCTCTCGGTGGGGGCAATCGGGCTTGTCGGGACAGCACAACTACAAGAGGGTGTCCAGTCGAACGTCTATACCGATCACGAGACGCTTGCGCTCCAGCAAGCGGAATCGGTCAATGACTTCCACGAGAATAACGAGTACACGGTTGAAGAGTTCGCCCGGAGTAGCGCGATCGCCGTCGAAACCGCTGGGGATCAACCGGACGCTCAGGAGTATGTCGAAGAAACCATGGATGATCGTGGCGGCGGGGATGTCGGTGAAGCGCACCTCCATCTCCTCGAGACAAATGGCCACGTGATTGCCAGTTCAAAAGTTGAACCACAGACCGGCCAAGAGCTGCAAGGTGAGTGGGTCGACCAGATCGACAACGAGTCAGGGACGTACGTCACGAACGCCTACGAGAGCGGTGACGTCGACGAGAACGAACAGCGAATTGCGTACATCACCGCCAGCCACAACATCCTTGATGGGCAGGTGCTTGTCTACACGATTCCACTAGATGAGTACGAAGTGGTGACAGGCGATGACCGCTACGGGATGGTTGTCGACGGCAACGACAGAATCGCGTTCAGCGAACCGGGCGACGAATCGCGGGCGGCGACAACGAACCCGATGTTCGAACTGTACACCGACGCCGGTGATGATGACCCGCTAGTCGATGCACGCAACCCTGAAACAGGCTCACTCGGAGCCATGGAAGCCGGCCCAGGAACGTCGTTCCTCGAGGAGGACTTCTTTGGCTCACAGGAGTACGTTGTTGGCTACGCAACTGTCGGTGACTCGGATTGGGTCACACTCGTTCATACGCCGACCGATATCGCCTACGGCTTCGTCGAAGACGTCCAGCAGTTCGGCCTGATCGCCACGATTGGTGCCGTGTTGTTGATCGGCTCCGTCGGTGCGGTCTTCGGCTGGAACACCTCGCGCTCGATTGACCGCCTGACGCGGAAGGCCTCGCGCATGGAAGAAGGCGATCTTGAGGTGGATCTCGAGTCCAAGCGAATCGACAGCATTGGCCGGCTCTACGATGGGTTCGGCAGTATGCGCGACTCGCTCAAGACCCAAATCGAGGAGACGACGCAGGCACGCGACGAAGCAGAGACGGCCCGCGCTGAGGCCGAACGGCTCAATGACCATCTCGAGGCGAAAGCCGACGAGTACCGCGAGGTCATGCAGGCGACGGCCGACGGTGACCTCACCGCACGGATGGACGCCGACAGCGAGAACGAGGCGATGGAAGACATCGCGACCGAGTTCAACGAGATGATCGCTGAACTCGAGGAGACGACGGCAACGATCAAAACGTTCGCGACGGAAGTCGCAACGGCCTCCGAGGAAGTGACTGCCTCGAGCGAGGAGGTCCAGTCGGCGTCGACGCAGGTTGCTGGATCCACGCAGGAAATCTCCGAGGGTGCCGACCGACAGAACGACAGTCTCCAGTCGATCAACCAGGAGATGAGCGGGCTGTCGACGACAATCGAACAGATCGCTGCCTCCTCGAATCAGGTCGCAGACCTTGCTGCCCGAACCGCAGAAACCGGCGAAGAAGGTCGGGAAGCAGCCCAAGAGGCAATCGAGGGCATGCGAGAAATCGAGACCGAATCCGATGCAGCGGTCGCCGAAATTGAGAAACTCGAAGCAGAGATGGAGCAGGTCGACGAACTGCTCGAGTTCATCACGGAAGTCGCCGAGCAGACGAACATGCTGGCGCTGAACGCCAACATCGAGGCCTCGCGGTCTGAAAGCTCGAACGAAGGCTTCTCCGCAGTCGCAGGCGAGGTCAAGGAACTATCTGCCGAAACCCGCGAAGCCGCTCGCGACATCGAGAACCGACTCGAGGAGATCAAGTCTCAGACCGAACGCGCGGCCGCAGAGGTCCAACAGACGAGCGATCACGTCTCCGAGCACACTGATTCCGTCGAGCGCGCGGCGAACGCACTCGACGAGATTGCAGATTATGCCGTCGAGACCAACACCGGGATGCAGGAAATCTCGAGTGCGAGCGACGAGCAGGCAGCCTCGACGCAGGAAGTTGTCGCGATGGTCGACGAAGTGGCGACGATTGCCGAGCAAACGAGCACCGAGAGCGAAACTGTCGCGGCAGCAGCCGAAGAGCAGACGACCGCGCTGACGGAAGTCTCGCGCAGTGCCAGTGATCTGGCTCAGCGCGCGACACAGCTCTCTGCAACGCTTGACCACTTCGACACCGACGCAGCAACCGATGATGCACTCGAAGTGAACGACAGTGCAGACGCTGAGGTGAACGATGCGCTCTCGTTCGACGAGACTGACGATGGTTTCGGTGGCGAGGGCGGTGACTCCGCGTCCGACGAAACTGAGTCCGAGGACGCTGAGGCGACGGATCCACTTGCAGCGACGCCTGAGAATGACTCCGATAGCACTGACGTGACCGACGCAGACAACGAGTCCGCTGACGGCTGGGGAGAACATGTCGACGAAGACGCAGACGACACGACTGAGGCGTCTGAGAGCGATGGAACGGATCCGCTCGCGGACTCGTTCCAGTTCGACGACGGCGACCAGTAA